In Nocardia sputorum, a single genomic region encodes these proteins:
- a CDS encoding alkene reductase gives MLLLTEYRNHPLDLPNRIVMSPMTRLRSLPDGSPTDAVADYYAQRATAGLIITEGIWPHSTGQSEAWVPGLQTPAHVAAWRRVTEAVHARGGRIFAQLMHGGRKGHPLARIDGSWPAGPSAVVDDDRVHLIDGSKADPITPAALDRAGIEAAVRHYAAAARNAVAAGFDGVEIHAANSYLPHQFLADNTNLRDDEYGGSIVNRMRLPLAVVDAVTDAIGAEHTSIRLSPGNPQFNMSEADPAPLYRALVAELDRRGLAYLHLTDNDHYPALRDLRPRWHGTLIANIGENREPTTAAGAEETLRAGLADLVSFGRPFIANPDLVHRIRYDLPLAPIREEFLYGRTAEGYSDYPNWSAAELVRD, from the coding sequence ATGCTGCTGTTGACCGAATACCGCAACCATCCGCTCGACCTGCCCAACCGGATCGTCATGTCGCCGATGACCCGGTTGCGCTCGCTGCCCGACGGCTCGCCGACCGATGCTGTCGCCGACTACTACGCCCAGCGCGCGACGGCCGGGCTCATCATCACCGAGGGCATCTGGCCGCACTCGACCGGCCAGAGCGAAGCATGGGTACCCGGACTGCAGACGCCCGCGCACGTCGCGGCGTGGCGGCGGGTCACCGAGGCCGTGCACGCGCGCGGCGGACGGATCTTCGCGCAGCTCATGCACGGCGGACGCAAGGGGCATCCGCTCGCCCGGATCGATGGTTCCTGGCCCGCCGGACCGTCGGCGGTGGTGGACGACGACCGGGTGCATCTGATCGACGGCAGCAAGGCCGATCCGATCACGCCCGCCGCGCTCGACCGCGCCGGCATCGAGGCCGCCGTGCGGCACTACGCCGCCGCCGCGCGCAATGCCGTGGCGGCGGGCTTCGACGGTGTCGAGATCCACGCTGCCAACAGCTACCTGCCGCACCAGTTCCTGGCCGACAACACCAACCTGCGCGACGACGAGTACGGCGGTTCGATCGTCAACCGGATGCGGCTGCCGCTTGCCGTGGTGGACGCGGTGACCGACGCGATCGGCGCCGAGCACACCTCGATCCGGCTCTCGCCGGGCAACCCGCAGTTCAACATGTCCGAGGCCGACCCGGCCCCGCTCTACCGCGCCCTCGTCGCCGAACTCGACCGGCGCGGCCTGGCCTATCTGCACCTCACCGACAACGACCACTACCCCGCCCTGCGCGATCTGCGCCCGCGCTGGCACGGCACGCTCATCGCGAACATCGGCGAGAACCGGGAGCCGACCACCGCGGCGGGCGCGGAGGAGACACTACGCGCCGGCCTCGCCGACCTGGTCTCCTTCGGCAGGCCGTTCATCGCCAATCCCGACCTCGTGCACCGCATCCGCTACGACCTCCCACTGGCCCCCATTCGCGAAGAGTTCCTCTACGGCCGCACCGCCGAGGGCTACAGCGACTATCCGAACTGGTCGGCAGCCGAATTGGTGCGCGACTGA